From a region of the Streptococcus ruminantium genome:
- a CDS encoding YitT family protein has protein sequence MSEIKLRDCLLICFGAVLYALVLNMLIIPHEFGEGGITGVTLLLYYMAGIETSLSSFVLNGILIILAYRFLSKLTVFYTFLAVAVMSLTMHYTTFLQAQWLPLVPSACLAGLVTGLSMALVIYGNGSTAGSDIIALLCNKYFNWKISTVILLFDLLVVTPLFFRIGLVKTFWTVVMVVIISKSLEWFLQKLK, from the coding sequence ATGTCAGAGATAAAATTGAGAGATTGTTTATTGATTTGTTTTGGAGCGGTTCTATATGCTCTCGTATTAAATATGCTCATCATTCCTCATGAATTTGGAGAAGGTGGCATTACTGGGGTTACTCTATTGTTGTATTATATGGCAGGGATAGAGACAAGCTTATCCAGTTTTGTTTTGAATGGTATTTTGATTATTTTAGCTTATCGTTTTTTGAGCAAGCTGACGGTTTTCTATACCTTCTTAGCGGTAGCGGTCATGTCCTTGACCATGCATTATACAACGTTTCTGCAAGCACAATGGCTACCGTTGGTTCCTTCTGCTTGTCTAGCGGGACTGGTGACAGGGCTATCTATGGCTCTAGTCATTTATGGGAATGGTTCAACAGCAGGTAGCGATATTATTGCCCTACTCTGCAATAAATATTTCAATTGGAAGATTTCTACGGTTATTCTTTTATTTGATCTTCTTGTTGTGACACCACTTTTCTTTAGAATAGGCCTTGTAAAAACCTTTTGGACTGTGGTGATGGTGGTTATCATCAGCAAGAGTTTGGAGTGGTTTTTGCAAAAATTGAAGTAA
- a CDS encoding peptide chain release factor 3: MSLQEEIKKRRTFAIISHPDAGKTTITEQLLYFGGEIREAGTVKGKKTGNFAKSDWMDIEKQRGISVTSSVMQFDYAGKRVNILDTPGHEDFSEDTYRTLMAVDAAVMVVDSAKGIEAQTKKLFEVVKHRNIPVFTFINKLDRDGREPLELLEELEEVLGIASYPMNWPIGMGKSFEGLYDLHNQRLELYRSKERFASLEEGDRLFGNNPFYAQVLEDIELLLEAGNEFSEKAILAGDLTPVFFGSALTNFGVQTFLDTFLEFAPEPHGHKTTDGDVIDPLNKDFSGFVFKIQANMDPRHRDRIAFVRVVSGEFERGMAVNLPRTGKGAKLSNVTQFMAESRENVENAVAGDIIGVYDTGTYQVGDTLTVGKNKFEFEPLPTFTPEIFMKVAAKNVMKQKSFHKGIEQLVQEGAIQLYKNYQTGEYMLGAVGQLQFEVFKHRMEGEYNAEVVMTPMGKKTVRWIRPEDLDERMSSSRNILARDRFDQPVFLFENDFALRWFADKYPDVALEEKM; this comes from the coding sequence ATGTCATTACAAGAAGAAATTAAAAAACGCCGCACTTTTGCCATTATTTCCCACCCGGATGCAGGTAAGACGACTATTACAGAGCAGTTGCTTTATTTTGGTGGTGAGATTCGTGAGGCAGGTACGGTTAAAGGTAAAAAAACAGGGAATTTTGCCAAATCTGACTGGATGGATATAGAGAAACAACGTGGGATTTCGGTGACATCGTCTGTTATGCAATTTGACTATGCAGGTAAGCGAGTCAATATCCTTGATACTCCGGGGCATGAGGATTTTTCGGAAGATACCTATCGGACCTTGATGGCGGTGGATGCGGCTGTTATGGTGGTAGATTCTGCCAAGGGGATTGAGGCTCAGACTAAAAAGCTTTTTGAGGTTGTTAAGCATCGCAATATTCCAGTCTTTACCTTTATAAATAAGTTGGATCGTGATGGTCGTGAGCCGTTGGAATTACTAGAAGAATTGGAAGAAGTCTTGGGTATTGCTAGCTATCCAATGAACTGGCCGATTGGTATGGGAAAGTCTTTTGAAGGTCTCTATGATCTCCACAATCAACGTTTAGAACTCTATCGCAGTAAAGAACGTTTTGCTAGCTTAGAGGAAGGGGATAGGCTGTTTGGGAATAACCCTTTTTACGCACAGGTATTAGAAGATATTGAGCTGCTATTAGAGGCTGGAAATGAGTTTTCAGAGAAAGCGATTTTAGCAGGTGATTTGACACCGGTATTTTTCGGATCAGCTTTGACCAACTTCGGTGTACAGACTTTTCTTGATACTTTCTTGGAATTTGCTCCAGAACCACATGGGCATAAGACAACGGATGGAGATGTTATTGATCCGCTCAATAAAGATTTTTCGGGTTTTGTTTTCAAAATTCAAGCCAATATGGATCCTCGCCATCGTGATCGGATTGCGTTTGTTCGTGTAGTATCAGGCGAATTTGAACGTGGGATGGCAGTCAATCTTCCTCGTACAGGCAAGGGAGCTAAGCTGTCAAATGTGACTCAATTTATGGCCGAGTCACGTGAGAATGTGGAAAATGCAGTAGCGGGTGATATTATTGGTGTCTACGATACAGGTACCTATCAGGTCGGCGATACCTTGACTGTTGGTAAGAATAAGTTTGAATTTGAACCACTACCAACCTTTACTCCAGAGATCTTTATGAAGGTAGCTGCTAAGAATGTGATGAAGCAAAAATCCTTCCACAAAGGGATTGAGCAATTGGTCCAAGAGGGAGCTATCCAGCTCTACAAGAACTACCAGACTGGCGAGTATATGCTAGGAGCTGTTGGCCAACTCCAGTTTGAAGTCTTCAAACACCGTATGGAAGGGGAATACAACGCAGAAGTTGTTATGACACCGATGGGGAAAAAGACGGTTCGTTGGATTAGACCTGAAGATTTGGATGAACGGATGTCCTCAAGTCGCAATATCCTTGCGCGTGATCGGTTTGATCAACCAGTTTTCCTATTTGAAAATGATTTTGCCCTCCGTTGGTTTGCGGACAAGTACCCCGATGTTGCGTTGGAAGAGAAGATGTAG
- a CDS encoding PH domain-containing protein, translating to MGLFSGLLGNASQVENDKIERELEHILLDEEQVDMAFSLVRDLIVFTAYRLILVDKQGLSGKKVSYKSIPYPSISRFTIETSGHFDLDAELKIWISSATEPAEVLQFKSDKSVIAIQKALAAAVLGR from the coding sequence ATGGGTTTATTCTCGGGTTTACTGGGTAATGCCTCTCAGGTCGAAAATGATAAGATTGAGCGTGAACTGGAGCATATTCTATTGGATGAAGAACAGGTGGATATGGCGTTCAGTTTGGTAAGAGACTTAATCGTTTTTACAGCCTATCGCTTGATTCTGGTTGACAAACAAGGTTTATCTGGTAAAAAAGTATCCTATAAATCGATTCCTTATCCTTCCATTTCTCGTTTTACGATTGAAACTTCAGGCCATTTTGATTTGGATGCTGAACTAAAAATCTGGATTTCATCTGCTACAGAACCTGCTGAAGTCCTTCAATTTAAGAGTGATAAAAGTGTTATTGCTATTCAGAAGGCTCTAGCGGCAGCAGTTTTGGGAAGATAG
- a CDS encoding Cna B-type domain-containing protein yields the protein MKKIRNYFLLLFTPVVLLVGLLTPWQVVHSVGGNELSKVITDISLWDVDNGETLQPNGAGIHTLVRDNRYRFETTFDLSQYDGKLKDGDYFTFTIPAPVTVENTSFDLKDKETNVDVGTAVVTSNGESQGGTVTVTLKNLENYLTKKGGSQIQGVKGTFYTEFKVTKASESETLTYQKAETTKEITHSISIKERSSSNYTEGIKKENFVKFRGVMTKESWSSEILNKSGEYIHNWSLRINTNQSTYDSISLKDVIPDDSAPMQYIPEKLKVYAGYFNSNLNLTDQQELKVGEDYVIEYNSAYTTFELKLLNTSARLASNGKPSAYNVYYSTTSPANGTNVINELSMIGGEKVLTTSTERTTTVNRVTRSTKITTGGTIQLETGYRITLYKQDAETGNLLNGAEFEITSPSGEKEIVTIGEDGVGQSKVYSATEAAKGKFKIVEIKAPKGYVLDPTPIEVVLGESGIIRTIKNTREKLSIPVAKKWVDNNDQDGKRPESITIQLYANGKAIDGQTVTLNAANSWTARFENLPKTDDEGKDIAYTIEETNVPDGYTASVNGTTITNTHTPETTQVSGTKTWVDNEDQDGKRPQSITVNLLADGKPFKTQKVTAENNWKYTFTDLPKYANGKEIVYTVSEEKVDGYEMKVEGTNITNTHTPETTQVSGTKTWVDNEDQDGKRPQSITVNLLADGKVIKSQQVTAENDWKYTFTDLPKYANGKEIVYTVTENAVEGYTTTYDKYNITNSYTPGQTSLTVTKAWDDKDNQDGKRPEAIQVQLYANDQKSGEVVTLTAANKWTHTWTGLAKKANKKDIVYTVKEVSKVEGYTTTVGTVENGNVTITNTYKPSTTSIKVNKVWKDKDNQDGLRPTSITVNLLADGEVVKTETITPNADGDWSHTFTDLPEYKNGKKITYTVSEEKVEGYETTVEGTTITNTHTPETTEVAGTKTWNDNNDQDGKRPKSITVNLLADGQPVASKIVTADDNWAYKFSNLPAKKNGAAITYTISEKAVADYTTTYDGYNITNSYTPGETSVTATKVWEDNNNQDGLRREIKLELYADGVATGQSQTLSEENNWKATWTGLAKKANKKDIVYTVKEVTAIDGYTSKVTQTSTNNFTITNAHTPETTQVAGTKTWNDNNDQDGKRPKSITVNLLANGEVVQSQKVSADTNWTYTFTNLPKYANGKEIIYTVSEEKVEGYETTVEGTNITNTHTPETTEVAGAKTWNDNNDQDGKRPKSITVNLLANGEVVQSQKVSADTNWTYTFTNLPKYANGKEIIYTVSEEKVEGYETTVEGTNITNTHTPETTEVAGAKTWNDNNDQDGKRPKSITVNLLADGKVIKSQQVTAENDWKYTFTDLPKYANGKEIVYTVTENAVDNYTTTIDGHNITNSYTPGQTSLTVTKVWKDNNNQDGKRPGSIQVQLYANGEKLGEPITLTADNKWTHTWTGLDKKANQKDIVYTVKEVSVVDGYTASVGKVENGNVTITNTYKPTTPPKKKKSTPLPSTGSLSGLGLTFVGLALAATISVRAIYRKRK from the coding sequence ATGAAAAAAATTAGAAATTATTTCCTATTACTGTTTACTCCAGTAGTCTTGCTTGTAGGATTACTAACACCATGGCAAGTTGTTCATTCGGTTGGCGGGAATGAACTAAGCAAGGTTATTACAGACATTTCATTATGGGATGTTGATAACGGAGAAACCCTACAACCAAATGGTGCAGGCATCCATACTTTGGTTAGGGATAATAGGTATCGGTTTGAAACCACTTTTGATTTATCTCAGTATGATGGAAAGCTGAAGGACGGAGATTATTTTACATTTACTATCCCAGCTCCAGTTACAGTTGAAAATACTAGTTTCGACTTAAAAGATAAGGAAACAAACGTAGATGTAGGGACAGCTGTTGTTACATCAAATGGAGAAAGTCAAGGAGGGACAGTTACCGTTACTCTAAAAAACTTAGAAAATTATCTTACCAAAAAGGGAGGAAGTCAAATTCAAGGTGTAAAAGGAACTTTTTATACCGAATTCAAGGTAACTAAAGCCTCTGAAAGTGAAACACTGACTTACCAAAAGGCAGAAACTACAAAAGAAATAACGCATAGTATCTCTATAAAAGAACGAAGCTCATCAAATTACACCGAAGGTATCAAAAAAGAGAACTTTGTGAAATTCCGTGGCGTTATGACAAAAGAGTCTTGGAGTTCTGAGATTCTAAATAAAAGTGGAGAATACATTCATAACTGGAGTTTACGAATAAATACGAACCAATCTACTTATGATTCCATTAGTCTTAAAGATGTTATTCCAGATGATTCCGCTCCTATGCAGTACATTCCTGAGAAGTTAAAGGTCTATGCAGGCTATTTTAATTCGAATCTTAACCTAACAGATCAACAGGAGTTGAAAGTAGGGGAAGATTACGTTATAGAATATAATAGTGCTTATACTACCTTTGAGTTAAAACTACTAAACACTTCCGCTCGCTTAGCATCTAATGGCAAGCCATCAGCCTACAATGTTTATTACTCTACCACTTCTCCTGCAAACGGAACAAATGTTATTAATGAATTATCAATGATTGGTGGAGAAAAAGTTTTAACCACTAGTACAGAAAGAACAACGACCGTAAATCGTGTGACACGTTCCACAAAAATTACAACAGGTGGTACTATTCAGCTAGAAACAGGCTATCGTATCACACTATATAAACAAGATGCTGAAACAGGTAATTTGCTTAATGGAGCAGAATTCGAAATCACATCACCAAGTGGAGAAAAAGAGATTGTCACAATTGGAGAAGATGGCGTTGGTCAATCGAAAGTGTACTCAGCCACGGAAGCTGCTAAGGGTAAGTTTAAAATTGTGGAGATTAAAGCACCTAAAGGATATGTTTTAGACCCTACTCCAATTGAAGTGGTTTTGGGCGAAAGCGGTATCATTCGTACCATCAAAAATACTAGGGAAAAACTATCTATTCCTGTTGCAAAAAAATGGGTAGACAACAACGACCAAGACGGTAAACGTCCTGAAAGTATAACGATTCAACTTTATGCTAACGGGAAAGCTATTGATGGGCAAACCGTCACACTTAATGCTGCCAATAGTTGGACGGCTCGATTTGAAAACTTACCTAAAACAGATGATGAAGGAAAAGATATCGCTTACACCATAGAAGAAACCAACGTACCAGACGGCTATACGGCATCTGTAAATGGCACAACCATCACCAACACCCATACTCCAGAAACAACGCAAGTTTCAGGTACTAAGACTTGGGTAGATAACGAAGACCAAGACGGTAAACGACCACAATCTATCACCGTAAACCTCTTAGCTGATGGCAAACCATTTAAGACTCAAAAAGTCACTGCTGAAAACAACTGGAAGTATACCTTCACTGACCTACCGAAGTACGCTAACGGAAAAGAAATCGTCTACACTGTTTCAGAAGAAAAGGTAGACGGGTATGAGATGAAGGTGGAAGGAACCAACATCACCAACACCCATACTCCAGAAACAACGCAAGTTTCAGGTACTAAGACTTGGGTGGATAACGAAGACCAAGACGGTAAACGACCACAATCTATCACCGTAAACCTCTTGGCGGATGGTAAGGTCATCAAGAGCCAACAAGTCACTGCTGAAAACGACTGGAAGTATACCTTCACTGACCTACCGAAGTACGCTAACGGAAAAGAAATCGTCTATACTGTGACAGAAAACGCTGTTGAAGGCTACACCACAACCTACGATAAGTACAATATCACCAATAGCTATACACCTGGTCAAACTAGCCTCACAGTAACCAAGGCTTGGGATGACAAGGACAATCAAGACGGTAAACGTCCTGAAGCTATCCAAGTTCAACTCTATGCTAACGACCAGAAATCTGGCGAGGTCGTGACACTAACAGCAGCCAACAAATGGACACACACTTGGACAGGACTTGCTAAGAAGGCAAACAAAAAAGACATCGTCTACACCGTCAAAGAAGTCTCAAAAGTAGAGGGATACACCACTACTGTAGGAACTGTTGAAAATGGAAATGTCACCATTACCAACACCTATAAACCAAGTACAACCTCTATCAAGGTAAACAAGGTCTGGAAAGATAAGGACAACCAAGATGGTCTGCGCCCAACTTCCATTACCGTCAACCTCTTGGCGGATGGTGAAGTTGTTAAGACGGAAACGATCACACCAAATGCTGATGGCGATTGGAGCCACACCTTCACAGACTTGCCTGAATACAAAAATGGCAAGAAAATCACTTACACCGTTTCAGAAGAAAAGGTAGAGGGATACGAAACAACGGTAGAAGGAACTACCATCACCAACACCCATACTCCAGAAACAACAGAAGTTGCAGGTACCAAGACTTGGAACGATAACAACGACCAAGATGGTAAACGTCCAAAATCCATCACCGTAAACCTCTTGGCAGACGGTCAACCGGTCGCAAGCAAAATCGTCACCGCAGACGACAACTGGGCTTACAAGTTCTCAAACCTACCTGCTAAGAAAAATGGAGCTGCCATTACCTACACGATTAGTGAAAAAGCAGTCGCAGATTACACTACAACCTATGATGGCTACAATATCACTAACAGCTACACACCGGGAGAAACAAGTGTCACTGCCACAAAAGTTTGGGAAGACAACAACAACCAAGACGGACTGCGCAGGGAAATCAAACTAGAACTCTACGCAGACGGTGTTGCCACTGGACAGAGCCAAACCCTTTCTGAAGAGAACAACTGGAAAGCAACCTGGACAGGACTTGCCAAGAAAGCAAACAAAAAGGACATCGTCTACACCGTCAAAGAAGTCACTGCTATTGATGGCTATACTTCAAAAGTAACTCAAACATCAACCAATAACTTTACCATCACTAACGCCCACACTCCAGAAACAACACAAGTTGCAGGTACTAAGACTTGGAATGACAACAATGACCAAGACGGTAAACGTCCGAAATCTATCACCGTAAACCTCTTGGCTAACGGTGAGGTCGTTCAAAGTCAGAAAGTCTCTGCCGATACGAATTGGACTTATACCTTTACTAACCTACCGAAGTACGCTAACGGGAAGGAAATTATCTACACTGTTTCAGAAGAAAAGGTAGAGGGATACGAAACAACGGTAGAAGGAACCAATATCACCAACACCCATACTCCAGAAACAACGGAAGTTGCAGGTGCTAAGACCTGGAATGACAACAACGACCAAGACGGTAAACGTCCGAAATCTATTACCGTAAACCTCTTGGCTAACGGTGAGGTCGTTCAAAGTCAGAAAGTCTCTGCCGATACGAATTGGACTTATACCTTTACTAACCTACCGAAGTACGCTAACGGGAAGGAAATTATCTACACTGTTTCAGAAGAAAAGGTAGAGGGATACGAAACAACGGTAGAAGGAACCAATATCACCAACACCCATACTCCAGAAACAACGGAAGTTGCAGGTGCTAAGACCTGGAATGACAACAACGACCAAGACGGTAAACGTCCGAAATCTATTACCGTAAACCTCTTGGCTGATGGTAAGGTCATCAAGAGCCAACAAGTCACTGCTGAAAACGACTGGAAGTATACCTTCACCGACCTACCGAAATACGCTAACGGAAAAGAAATCGTCTATACTGTAACTGAGAATGCCGTTGATAACTATACAACAACCATTGATGGTCACAACATTACCAACAGTTACACACCTGGTCAGACGAGTCTCACTGTTACCAAGGTCTGGAAGGATAACAATAATCAAGACGGTAAACGTCCTGGATCTATCCAAGTTCAACTCTATGCCAACGGTGAAAAGTTGGGCGAACCTATAACCCTGACTGCTGATAACAAGTGGACGCATACTTGGACAGGACTTGACAAGAAAGCAAACCAGAAAGATATTGTCTATACGGTCAAAGAGGTTTCAGTGGTTGATGGATACACAGCATCTGTAGGAAAAGTTGAAAATGGAAATGTCACCATTACCAACACCTACAAGCCAACCACTCCTCCTAAGAAGAAAAAATCGACTCCACTGCCATCAACAGGAAGTCTCAGCGGACTAGGACTGACGTTTGTCGGACTAGCACTTGCCGCGACTATCAGTGTTCGAGCGATTTACCGAAAGAGGAAATAG
- a CDS encoding pneumococcal-type histidine triad protein translates to MQKKTTLFALTGIILSCHLCLAACQKEQKPASPQQEMQSSVVDEKMVVVSEIKATGYMRLHGEESYFVEGAIPYTAYFLKDTLAPSSYKFDKKDVQYQLENGYIVKIKDNYFYYPNKKDANVISLTEAKKITKNQKKPAKQQEKGVAGVHFPTDDGFLFENEKQILSRTSDGLVLEHNGHSHFIFYKDLKESKWAYLVPKDNVDKSQPASQSSEKKVNIVHSLDDGYVFDPKDIVAEDANGYTVRHGDHYHYIWKSSLQRGNQQARTGHAETSPLINIPQASPIYRPNIVEPRFDEEAGGSSTTPTNKKRFPGVDYPTSDGFLFDGNHVQGTSELGLIVGHGTHTHLIPYAHLIASPWESYIPAAYLEKARAEYLAHSSGQDESKKPQEDKKPEVPSEDEALAAKKAYLAESLHVSPEAIKVIQTDAGPAFVYPHGDHSHTILVEKVEIGKPIEDPHGDPHAHQKVGKATLKQLGFDDEVIEDILHATADTPFPADETDPEKMKEWLKTVKHLNIGQRKDPLKRPGLHLMPNIEVLGIGFTPVNDVTPVLQFKKLKQLWMTGTGIKDYSFLKQIPTLEGIDISQNEISDLSFLKDYPHLKVVSAAGNGIKDISTLATLKTLESLNLDHNEVSDLSPLSDLSYLTAISLDNNRLSDLSALQNKKNLTRLYLSKNPDLNLSTLKTENLEELTANESNVKDVQFLKNNPNLTNVTLKDNKISNLKGVEGAKKLVNLDVENNQIDSLKIDDKQESVAHLNVSGNKLKNLEGINDYKALENINASKNEIETLAIEKPNTTLKTIDVSENHIPKEELKFNEKNIPVAIAEHFPAVEGGSIENNHPKDKVVEKAAE, encoded by the coding sequence ATGCAAAAGAAAACAACTCTGTTTGCTCTAACAGGTATTATCTTATCTTGTCACCTTTGTTTGGCAGCATGTCAGAAGGAGCAGAAACCAGCAAGTCCTCAGCAGGAGATGCAAAGTAGTGTAGTTGACGAAAAAATGGTCGTTGTCTCTGAGATTAAAGCTACTGGCTATATGCGTTTACATGGTGAGGAATCTTATTTTGTAGAGGGAGCTATTCCTTACACAGCATATTTTCTAAAGGACACTCTAGCTCCATCCAGCTACAAGTTTGATAAAAAAGATGTCCAATACCAGTTGGAAAATGGGTATATAGTCAAAATAAAAGACAATTACTTCTACTATCCCAATAAGAAAGATGCGAACGTTATCTCACTTACGGAAGCTAAGAAAATCACGAAAAACCAAAAGAAACCTGCTAAGCAGCAAGAAAAAGGCGTTGCAGGTGTTCATTTTCCGACAGATGATGGTTTCTTATTTGAAAATGAGAAACAAATTCTCTCCAGAACCTCTGATGGTTTGGTCTTAGAACACAATGGACATTCTCACTTTATCTTTTACAAAGATTTGAAAGAAAGTAAATGGGCATACCTAGTTCCTAAGGATAATGTAGATAAGAGTCAACCAGCTTCACAATCAAGCGAGAAAAAAGTAAATATTGTTCATTCTTTGGATGATGGCTATGTTTTTGATCCGAAGGATATTGTGGCTGAGGATGCGAATGGGTATACGGTACGACATGGTGATCACTATCACTATATCTGGAAATCTAGTTTGCAGAGGGGGAATCAACAGGCACGGACAGGGCATGCAGAGACCAGCCCACTTATAAATATCCCACAGGCCTCTCCTATCTATAGACCGAATATTGTAGAGCCTAGATTTGATGAGGAAGCAGGTGGAAGTTCAACTACTCCTACTAACAAGAAGCGTTTCCCAGGTGTTGACTATCCGACAAGTGATGGTTTCCTCTTTGATGGTAATCATGTACAAGGGACATCAGAATTAGGACTTATCGTTGGTCATGGTACCCACACCCACCTCATTCCGTATGCTCATCTAATCGCTAGTCCTTGGGAATCTTATATCCCAGCAGCTTATTTAGAGAAAGCTAGAGCAGAGTATCTGGCTCATTCTTCTGGTCAAGATGAATCAAAAAAACCGCAAGAAGATAAGAAGCCAGAAGTACCTTCTGAAGACGAGGCACTAGCAGCTAAAAAAGCCTATTTGGCAGAGAGCTTGCACGTGTCGCCAGAAGCTATCAAGGTGATTCAAACAGATGCAGGACCGGCTTTTGTCTATCCGCATGGAGATCATTCTCATACAATTTTAGTTGAAAAGGTAGAAATCGGTAAGCCAATCGAAGATCCTCATGGAGATCCTCATGCTCACCAAAAAGTTGGTAAGGCTACTCTCAAACAGTTGGGATTTGATGATGAGGTGATTGAAGATATTCTACACGCTACGGCTGACACACCTTTCCCAGCAGATGAGACAGATCCTGAAAAAATGAAAGAATGGCTCAAGACAGTTAAACACCTCAATATTGGCCAGCGAAAAGACCCTCTCAAGAGACCTGGTTTACATTTGATGCCAAATATTGAAGTCTTGGGAATTGGTTTTACACCGGTTAATGATGTAACACCAGTCCTTCAGTTTAAGAAATTGAAACAATTGTGGATGACTGGTACAGGCATCAAAGATTATTCGTTCTTGAAACAAATTCCAACTTTGGAAGGGATTGATATATCGCAAAATGAAATCTCTGATTTGAGTTTCTTGAAAGACTATCCTCATCTGAAAGTTGTATCGGCGGCAGGAAATGGCATTAAAGATATCAGTACACTAGCAACATTAAAAACATTAGAATCCTTAAACTTGGATCATAACGAGGTTTCAGATTTATCTCCGCTGTCAGATTTGTCTTATTTAACAGCTATCAGTCTTGACAATAACCGACTTTCAGACCTATCAGCGCTTCAGAACAAGAAGAACTTGACTCGTTTGTATTTGTCCAAGAACCCTGATTTAAATCTTTCAACCTTGAAGACTGAAAATCTGGAAGAACTGACAGCCAATGAGAGCAATGTCAAGGATGTTCAGTTCTTGAAAAATAATCCAAATCTAACCAATGTAACCCTGAAAGACAATAAGATTTCCAATCTAAAGGGAGTTGAAGGAGCTAAGAAGTTAGTAAACCTAGATGTTGAAAATAACCAAATAGACTCTCTGAAAATAGATGACAAGCAAGAATCTGTTGCGCATCTGAATGTTTCTGGTAATAAATTGAAGAATTTGGAAGGAATCAATGACTATAAAGCTTTAGAGAACATAAATGCTTCCAAAAATGAGATTGAAACTCTAGCTATTGAGAAGCCAAATACCACTCTAAAAACAATTGATGTCAGTGAGAACCATATTCCTAAAGAAGAATTGAAGTTTAACGAGAAAAATATACCAGTCGCTATTGCAGAACACTTCCCAGCTGTCGAAGGCGGAAGTATCGAAAATAATCATCCAAAAGATAAAGTTGTTGAAAAAGCTGCGGAGTAA